One region of Turicibacter bilis genomic DNA includes:
- a CDS encoding YlmC/YmxH family sporulation protein, with protein sequence MKDSIMTLSDIEEKDVINVVTGERIGFVSSLRIDTNSGQIIAITVQPSMRFVSFFSKDESAVVVPWNQILKIGEDVIIVNVAQRLNEY encoded by the coding sequence ATGAAAGATTCAATTATGACATTGAGTGATATTGAAGAAAAAGATGTAATTAATGTGGTGACTGGTGAGCGCATCGGATTTGTTTCAAGTTTAAGAATTGATACAAACTCAGGACAAATTATTGCAATTACAGTACAACCTTCTATGAGATTTGTTAGTTTTTTTTCGAAAGATGAATCAGCGGTTGTCGTCCCATGGAATCAAATTTTGAAAATTGGGGAAGATGTAATTATTGTGAATGTGGCTCAGCGATTAAATGAATATTAA
- the sigG gene encoding RNA polymerase sporulation sigma factor SigG: MSKHKVDIVGVDTSKLEVLTNAEMVELFKKFQSGDMSARETLIKGNLRLVLSIIKKFNHRGENLDDLFQVGCLGLMKAIDHFDLSHEVKFSTYAVPMIIGEIRRYLRDNNSLRVSRSLRDTAYKVLQMKDQLSIELQRDPTNEEIAAAIGVEPIDVVLSVEAISDPVSIFSPIYNDGGDTIHLIDQIRDDSITDEKWSVKLMLEEGFKRLGKREKRIIHDRYFMGKTQVEIAAEIGISQAQVSRLEKNALQIMEEMMKS, translated from the coding sequence ATGTCTAAACATAAAGTTGATATTGTCGGTGTAGACACGTCAAAATTAGAGGTATTAACAAATGCAGAAATGGTTGAATTATTCAAAAAATTTCAAAGTGGTGATATGAGTGCCCGGGAGACATTAATTAAAGGAAATTTAAGATTAGTTCTAAGTATAATAAAAAAATTTAATCACCGAGGAGAAAATCTAGATGATCTTTTCCAAGTTGGGTGTTTAGGTTTAATGAAAGCTATTGATCATTTTGATTTATCACATGAGGTGAAGTTTTCGACGTATGCTGTTCCGATGATCATTGGTGAAATTCGACGCTACTTACGAGATAATAACTCATTACGTGTTTCTCGCTCCTTAAGAGACACCGCTTATAAAGTGCTTCAGATGAAGGACCAGCTATCTATTGAATTACAGCGTGATCCGACGAATGAAGAGATTGCCGCGGCAATAGGTGTTGAGCCGATAGATGTTGTCTTATCTGTTGAGGCGATTTCTGATCCTGTTTCAATTTTCTCTCCTATTTACAATGATGGTGGAGATACTATTCATTTGATTGATCAAATCAGAGACGACAGTATTACGGATGAAAAATGGAGTGTCAAATTGATGCTTGAAGAAGGGTTTAAACGTCTTGGTAAACGTGAAAAACGTATTATCCATGATCGCTATTTCATGGGAAAAACGCAGGTGGAGATTGCAGCTGAAATTGGAATTTCGCAAGCCCAAGTGTCACGTTTAGAAAAGAATGCTCTACAAATTATGGAAGAAATGATGAAAAGTTAA
- the sigE gene encoding RNA polymerase sporulation sigma factor SigE, with protein sequence MQSLMMFFINWFERVFKRKKKYVNYIRGNETLPEPLSKDEEFRILTNFQAGDERARQTLIEHNLRLVVYIAKKFESSGVNLEDLISIGTLGLIKGVQTFKMDKNIKLATYASRCIENEILMHLRKTNRIRHEVSLDEPLNVDWDGNELLLSDILGTEENEVYKDIEEDVERQLVFDAINRLKRREREIMYMRFGLCGEDPLTQKEVAQKLDISQSYISRLEKKIIDKIRKEVLKTK encoded by the coding sequence ATGCAGTCTTTAATGATGTTTTTTATCAATTGGTTTGAAAGGGTTTTTAAACGTAAGAAGAAATATGTTAATTATATTCGTGGAAATGAAACGTTACCAGAACCATTATCAAAAGATGAGGAATTCAGAATTTTAACAAATTTTCAGGCTGGAGATGAACGAGCAAGACAAACACTCATTGAGCACAACTTAAGGTTAGTGGTTTATATTGCAAAGAAATTTGAAAGTTCTGGTGTTAATTTGGAAGATTTAATTAGTATTGGAACGCTTGGACTCATTAAAGGTGTGCAAACGTTTAAGATGGATAAAAATATTAAATTAGCCACGTATGCTTCACGATGTATCGAAAATGAAATTTTAATGCACCTTAGAAAGACTAACAGAATTCGACACGAAGTTTCATTAGATGAACCATTAAATGTAGACTGGGATGGAAATGAATTATTGCTTTCAGATATCTTAGGAACAGAGGAGAATGAGGTTTATAAAGATATTGAAGAGGACGTTGAACGACAACTTGTGTTCGATGCGATTAACCGTCTGAAACGTCGTGAGCGAGAGATTATGTATATGCGTTTTGGACTTTGTGGTGAGGATCCGTTAACGCAAAAAGAGGTTGCACAAAAACTAGATATTTCACAATCGTATATTTCACGACTAGAGAAGAAAATCATCGATAAAATTCGTAAAGAAGTTTTAAAAACAAAGTAA
- a CDS encoding sigma-E processing peptidase SpoIIGA, giving the protein MYIDLFIIQNLIYDYLILNGVAILTDEKMRLSRLSLGLISSLVLSTLLFMMDFTTLVGLVPFVMLAIVFSKQNIKCFMTKVLYFYCLSLILSGAIYTISHFIKFDLTIIPYILILLVLAFIVTLIYVLKVRWLNDQQLINQFIYDVRIFCGPIEIKGSGFVDTGNHLIDEKTALPIMMVPKEMFCKESMEDFLMKHRISSWSTSYSVINDDQQYLLVFKPTLLLINDQVVRNVLIGVVENQFYEYDFLLQPSMVRSI; this is encoded by the coding sequence ATGTACATCGATTTATTCATCATTCAAAATTTGATATATGATTACCTTATTTTAAATGGTGTTGCTATCCTAACTGATGAAAAAATGAGACTCTCTCGCTTAAGCTTAGGATTAATCAGTAGTCTAGTTCTCAGTACATTGTTATTTATGATGGATTTTACGACTTTAGTAGGGTTAGTTCCATTTGTGATGCTAGCCATTGTATTTTCAAAACAAAACATCAAGTGTTTTATGACCAAAGTATTGTATTTCTATTGTTTAAGTCTTATTTTAAGTGGAGCGATTTATACTATTAGTCATTTCATTAAATTTGATTTAACAATCATTCCATACATTTTAATTTTACTTGTTCTAGCATTTATCGTTACTTTAATCTATGTATTAAAGGTTCGCTGGTTGAACGATCAACAATTAATCAATCAATTTATTTATGATGTGCGTATTTTTTGCGGACCGATTGAAATTAAGGGGAGTGGTTTTGTGGATACTGGAAATCACCTAATAGATGAAAAAACAGCGCTGCCTATCATGATGGTTCCAAAAGAAATGTTTTGTAAAGAATCGATGGAAGATTTTTTAATGAAGCATCGTATATCATCTTGGTCTACCAGTTATTCTGTGATTAATGATGACCAACAATACTTACTAGTTTTTAAACCAACATTATTATTAATTAATGACCAAGTTGTTCGAAACGTGCTGATAGGGGTAGTAGAAAATCAGTTTTATGAGTATGATTTTTTATTACAGCCAAGTATGGTTAGAAGTATATAA
- the ftsZ gene encoding cell division protein FtsZ: MEGFGFGNEFTYAPRIIVIGVGGGGSNAVNRMIENDVQGVEFVVVNTDAQALNLAIADRKFQIGRDLTRGLGAGGNPEVGQHAAEENLSELKELVKGADMVFITCGMGGGTGTGAAPVIAKAAKESGALTVGIITRPFTFEGKRRTDFALRGIAELKANVDTLISVPNDRLLQIVDRTTPMLEAFREADNVLRQGVQGISEIIAVPGLINLDFADVKTVMHNKGSAIMGIGLGTGENRATEAAKKAIASPLLENDIDGATDAIINISGGMDIALFEVDEALRTIRDASTTEINIIYGATINPDLGEDLIVTVIATGFDETNATAKPVEMLIGDNRNKKTSTPQSEQETQPSAEQPKPSQPKRQPFGGDSVEMIPNWLMNRYK; the protein is encoded by the coding sequence ATGGAAGGTTTCGGATTTGGAAATGAGTTTACGTATGCCCCAAGAATTATTGTAATTGGTGTTGGTGGTGGAGGTAGTAATGCTGTCAACCGAATGATTGAAAATGATGTACAAGGTGTAGAATTTGTGGTTGTTAATACAGATGCACAGGCATTAAATCTTGCTATTGCTGATCGCAAATTCCAAATTGGACGTGATTTAACTCGTGGTTTAGGTGCAGGTGGAAATCCTGAAGTAGGTCAACATGCTGCCGAAGAAAATTTAAGCGAGCTTAAAGAATTAGTAAAAGGAGCTGACATGGTCTTCATCACTTGTGGTATGGGTGGTGGAACTGGTACAGGTGCTGCCCCTGTTATTGCTAAAGCTGCAAAAGAAAGTGGAGCGTTAACGGTTGGGATTATCACGCGTCCATTCACATTTGAAGGAAAACGTCGTACTGATTTCGCATTACGTGGAATCGCGGAACTAAAGGCTAATGTTGATACATTAATTTCAGTTCCTAATGATCGATTATTACAAATCGTTGATCGTACAACACCAATGTTAGAAGCATTCCGTGAAGCGGATAACGTATTGCGTCAAGGGGTTCAAGGAATTTCAGAAATTATCGCAGTACCAGGTTTAATCAATCTTGACTTTGCTGACGTTAAAACGGTTATGCATAACAAAGGTTCAGCAATCATGGGAATTGGTCTTGGAACGGGAGAAAACCGTGCAACTGAAGCTGCTAAAAAAGCTATTGCAAGTCCATTACTTGAAAATGATATTGATGGAGCAACGGATGCAATTATCAATATTTCTGGTGGGATGGATATTGCCCTATTTGAAGTTGATGAAGCGTTACGTACAATTCGTGATGCATCAACAACTGAGATTAATATTATTTATGGGGCAACAATTAACCCTGATTTAGGTGAAGATTTAATCGTTACAGTCATCGCAACTGGATTTGACGAAACAAATGCAACAGCAAAGCCAGTTGAAATGTTAATTGGTGATAATCGTAACAAGAAAACATCAACACCTCAATCAGAGCAGGAAACACAACCATCGGCTGAACAACCAAAACCATCTCAACCAAAACGTCAACCATTTGGTGGAGATAGTGTAGAAATGATTCCGAACTGGTTAATGAACCGTTATAAATAA
- a CDS encoding cell division protein FtsA, with protein MKNNIYACLEIGCAEARMMVCNIRQERLYVLSQQSVVATGIENGNVVNVNQIVEKLKLLKANVEADLKQDIQNVLLAVPSVECRIDNVANSLELDPNQPISHANIKQLFRDIINQPTYHDQVAINIVPRAFVVDDKNAIQNPLGIIGKQLILHAQKVTASASLVYNLINIAELAGFRIADIVLGSVAETMYALTSEQLKKGACHVNIGKDMTTITVVHSGKVVSSVSLSTGGQDVTQHISDAFKVDEQTAEMLKLNFGRIYHESTAPEIIYADDLDGQFVCVTRQMLTDIITSRYEAILKVVKQYLIENCYKHDQMQYIFTGGASEIEGFNLLAKAIFAQEVTVFTPSMLGARSAKYVKLIGMATFIHEMSLLTGQKSNIIDFDQYANVIPDSPLSMVESISTEVTPKTKGHDRTFMDHKLENSGVLVRIFDMIFDEKVE; from the coding sequence GTGAAAAATAATATTTATGCTTGCTTAGAAATAGGTTGTGCAGAAGCTAGAATGATGGTGTGTAATATTAGGCAAGAGCGCCTCTATGTATTATCGCAGCAATCCGTTGTAGCAACTGGAATTGAAAATGGAAATGTCGTCAATGTGAATCAAATCGTTGAAAAATTAAAGCTATTAAAAGCTAATGTTGAAGCAGATTTAAAGCAAGACATTCAAAATGTTTTATTAGCTGTTCCTAGCGTAGAATGTCGCATTGATAATGTGGCTAATTCGTTGGAGCTTGACCCTAATCAACCAATTAGTCATGCTAATATCAAACAGTTGTTCCGTGATATTATTAATCAGCCAACATATCATGATCAAGTAGCCATTAATATTGTGCCGCGAGCTTTTGTTGTAGATGATAAAAATGCGATTCAAAACCCTCTTGGTATTATTGGAAAACAATTGATCTTACATGCACAAAAAGTCACTGCCTCTGCCTCGTTAGTTTACAACTTAATTAACATCGCTGAATTAGCAGGATTTAGAATTGCAGATATTGTTTTGGGAAGTGTTGCAGAAACGATGTACGCTCTTACGTCAGAACAGTTGAAAAAAGGAGCTTGCCATGTCAATATCGGGAAGGATATGACAACAATTACAGTGGTTCACTCAGGTAAAGTTGTCTCTTCTGTCTCTTTATCAACGGGTGGCCAAGATGTGACACAACACATAAGTGATGCATTTAAAGTAGATGAACAGACAGCAGAAATGTTAAAGTTAAACTTTGGTCGAATTTATCATGAATCAACTGCTCCCGAGATTATTTATGCTGATGATTTAGATGGTCAGTTTGTCTGTGTTACACGTCAGATGTTAACAGATATTATTACATCTCGTTATGAAGCAATTTTGAAGGTAGTTAAACAATATTTAATTGAAAATTGTTATAAACATGACCAGATGCAATATATATTTACAGGTGGTGCAAGTGAGATTGAAGGGTTTAATTTGTTAGCAAAAGCAATCTTTGCTCAAGAGGTAACTGTCTTTACTCCTTCAATGCTTGGAGCTAGAAGTGCTAAATATGTAAAATTAATTGGGATGGCAACATTTATTCATGAAATGTCGTTGTTGACTGGACAAAAAAGTAATATAATTGACTTTGACCAATATGCGAATGTCATACCAGATTCACCTTTGAGTATGGTTGAATCTATATCAACAGAGGTGACACCTAAAACAAAAGGGCATGACAGAACATTTATGGATCATAAGTTAGAAAACAGTGGTGTATTAGTCCGTATTTTCGATATGATATTTGATGAAAAAGTAGAATAG
- a CDS encoding cell division protein FtsQ/DivIB: protein MAVKKVVSIEQYRQKSKNKPKKRLKKKVKSFFFSLFIILIVGSIFYFTSSLSKLSVIYFEGLHYVSRSELIHLTGLTYQDYFLELDTEKIATDILKHPLITNVTVKKTGLNQLNIEVKEKDIIGCVELDGGFRYVLSDGRLIANDQAINVTCQGTVIYGLTKETLKESILSLFIQSMTKLDPILINLIKEIHYEPMYGDINRFSLFLKDGNTINVNSYSMVNKLKYYQTMVDKVSSLYEGVKGTYHLDVGDYFEPYSSSGKVLLRDENNGLLTEE from the coding sequence ATGGCAGTAAAAAAAGTTGTTTCAATAGAGCAATATCGTCAAAAATCAAAGAATAAACCTAAAAAAAGACTAAAGAAGAAGGTTAAAAGCTTCTTTTTTAGTCTCTTTATTATACTTATTGTTGGGAGTATCTTTTATTTTACATCATCATTGAGTAAACTATCGGTGATTTATTTTGAAGGATTACACTATGTTTCACGTTCAGAGTTAATTCATCTGACGGGTCTAACGTATCAAGATTATTTTCTTGAGTTAGACACGGAAAAAATTGCGACTGATATTTTAAAACATCCACTGATTACGAATGTAACCGTGAAGAAAACAGGGCTAAATCAGTTGAACATTGAAGTGAAAGAAAAAGATATTATCGGATGTGTTGAGCTTGATGGTGGTTTTCGCTATGTTTTAAGTGATGGAAGGTTAATTGCTAATGATCAAGCGATAAATGTAACTTGTCAAGGTACAGTTATTTACGGTTTGACTAAAGAAACGTTGAAGGAGTCAATTTTAAGTTTATTTATTCAATCAATGACAAAACTTGATCCTATTCTAATTAATTTAATTAAGGAAATTCACTATGAACCAATGTATGGAGATATTAATCGTTTTTCTCTCTTTCTAAAGGATGGGAATACCATTAATGTAAATAGTTATAGTATGGTCAATAAGCTTAAGTATTATCAGACAATGGTCGACAAAGTCTCAAGTTTGTATGAAGGCGTAAAAGGAACCTATCACTTAGATGTAGGAGACTATTTTGAGCCGTATTCAAGCTCTGGAAAGGTTCTATTAAGGGATGAAAATAATGGCTTATTAACTGAAGAGTAG
- the murB gene encoding UDP-N-acetylmuramate dehydrogenase, protein MFKSFIEEYTKNNLGLLLENEPLAKHTTFRVGGPARIFVTPNSKESLVQTLTLIRELDLKYKVIGRGSNLLPSDQLFEGIIVKCDKGLDHIEINENTVTVGAGVSTILLANRVAKNNLSGLEFISGVPGSVGGAIYMNAGAYNKEIKDILIKALVIDGEGQLIWLSNEELEFAYRTSILQDKKNWTVVEAVLELEPGNYEEIAELMKVRKVRRIESQPTNMPSAGSTFRNPLPHYSWKLIEDSGLRGVRIGGAEVSKKHCNFIVNVGDATAQDIYELIQHVQSVVLEKHGIELHPEVEMFNW, encoded by the coding sequence ATGTTTAAAAGTTTTATAGAAGAGTATACAAAAAACAATTTAGGACTTTTATTAGAAAATGAGCCACTTGCAAAGCATACGACGTTTCGTGTGGGAGGGCCTGCTCGTATTTTTGTAACGCCAAATTCAAAAGAATCTCTTGTTCAAACATTAACATTAATTCGTGAACTCGATCTAAAATATAAAGTAATTGGAAGAGGTTCGAATTTACTTCCATCGGATCAGTTATTCGAAGGAATCATTGTGAAGTGTGATAAAGGATTAGATCACATTGAAATCAATGAGAATACAGTGACTGTTGGAGCAGGTGTATCAACCATCTTACTTGCTAATCGTGTAGCAAAAAATAATTTATCAGGATTAGAATTTATTTCAGGTGTTCCGGGTTCAGTGGGTGGCGCTATTTACATGAATGCAGGTGCTTATAATAAAGAGATTAAAGATATTTTAATAAAAGCGCTAGTAATTGATGGAGAAGGACAGTTAATTTGGTTATCTAATGAAGAATTAGAATTTGCTTATCGTACCTCTATTCTCCAAGATAAAAAGAATTGGACAGTTGTTGAGGCTGTGTTAGAACTTGAACCGGGAAATTATGAAGAGATTGCTGAGTTAATGAAAGTTCGAAAAGTTCGTCGTATTGAATCGCAACCTACGAATATGCCTTCAGCTGGTAGTACATTCCGTAATCCGCTACCTCATTATTCATGGAAATTAATTGAAGACTCAGGCTTACGTGGTGTTCGTATTGGGGGGGCTGAAGTTTCAAAGAAGCATTGTAATTTTATTGTTAATGTTGGAGATGCAACAGCACAAGATATTTATGAACTAATTCAACATGTTCAATCGGTTGTTTTAGAAAAGCATGGAATTGAATTACACCCAGAGGTTGAAATGTTTAACTGGTAG
- the murG gene encoding undecaprenyldiphospho-muramoylpentapeptide beta-N-acetylglucosaminyltransferase, with protein sequence MRVLVTGGGTGGHIYPALAVVRTLQQVDDQLEVLYIGTEKGLENEIVTHEGLPFKHIEIAGFKRSLSLENFKTIMKFFKSVSVSKKYIKEFKPDVVVGTGGYVCGPVVYSAAKLKIPTIIHEQNSLPGVTNKFLARYVDKVAICFEEARSYFPQNKVVLTGNPRATEVVSTLKVGKSALGLNPHKKTVMISGGSRGAEPINDAFISMIKEYEKADYEVVFVTGNKHYEAIKNRIENVEELQNVHILPFINNMPQYLVNMDLFVGRSGATFLAEVTALGVPCILIPSPYVTANHQEYNARSLTDHGGGVLLLEKELTGDRLYNEIDRIMRDDQLRLNMQNTSKQLGIPDAAQRLITLMNEIIEKK encoded by the coding sequence ATGCGCGTCCTTGTCACTGGTGGTGGGACAGGTGGTCATATTTACCCAGCACTTGCAGTCGTTCGAACATTGCAACAAGTAGATGACCAGTTAGAAGTTTTATACATAGGAACTGAAAAAGGATTAGAAAATGAAATTGTAACTCATGAAGGGTTACCATTTAAACATATTGAAATAGCAGGATTTAAACGCTCATTATCATTAGAGAATTTTAAGACGATTATGAAGTTTTTTAAATCAGTTTCGGTTTCAAAAAAATATATTAAAGAGTTTAAACCAGATGTTGTCGTCGGTACCGGTGGCTATGTCTGTGGGCCTGTTGTGTACAGTGCCGCTAAATTAAAAATTCCAACGATTATTCATGAACAAAATAGTTTGCCTGGTGTGACGAATAAATTCTTAGCACGCTATGTTGATAAGGTAGCCATTTGTTTTGAGGAAGCACGTTCGTATTTCCCTCAGAATAAAGTCGTTTTAACAGGAAATCCAAGAGCTACTGAAGTTGTATCGACATTAAAGGTTGGCAAAAGTGCTTTAGGATTAAATCCTCATAAAAAGACAGTCATGATTAGTGGGGGTAGTCGTGGTGCAGAGCCAATTAACGATGCTTTTATTTCAATGATTAAAGAGTATGAAAAAGCAGATTATGAAGTTGTTTTTGTAACGGGGAACAAACATTATGAAGCCATTAAAAATCGTATTGAGAATGTAGAAGAATTACAAAATGTACATATTTTACCATTCATTAATAACATGCCTCAATACTTAGTTAATATGGATTTATTTGTCGGACGTTCAGGTGCAACTTTCTTAGCGGAAGTCACAGCTTTAGGCGTTCCATGTATTTTAATTCCATCTCCATATGTTACTGCGAATCATCAAGAGTATAATGCACGAAGCTTAACAGATCATGGTGGAGGCGTCTTGTTACTTGAGAAAGAGTTAACCGGGGATCGCTTATATAACGAAATAGATAGGATTATGAGAGATGATCAATTACGTCTAAATATGCAAAACACCTCAAAGCAACTTGGAATTCCAGATGCAGCACAACGTCTGATAACATTGATGAATGAAATTATTGAAAAAAAGTAG
- the spoVE gene encoding stage V sporulation protein E yields MKNKLPSIDLLTLLLALSISTIGLIFVLSSSYIWAEYKFDDAFYFFKRQLLFAAIGVVGMIAISRIDYQIYKKYATPFFFTSLVLLILVLVPGIGLVRGGARSWIGIGAFSLQPSEFMKLGLIIFLAKYMSNYVEEAKTFKKGVVPLLFFILLVFGIIMLQPDFGSGMVIVATGFVMLFICGVPIRYFMYFILTGVAGIVALIISAPYRLERITAYLDPWSDPRGSGFQIIQSLYAIAPGGLFGIGLGNSVQKHFFLPEPQTDFIFAVVSEELGFIGSVGILILFILFFARCAYIILKTDDLFAKYIVVGIMSMLMIQVMINIGVVIGLLPVTGITLPLMSYGGSSLTITLLSIGIILNISRYMK; encoded by the coding sequence ATGAAAAATAAATTACCTTCAATTGATTTACTAACCCTACTACTCGCTTTAAGTATTAGTACCATCGGTTTAATTTTTGTTCTCTCCTCTTCATATATTTGGGCAGAGTATAAATTTGACGATGCCTTCTACTTTTTCAAACGGCAATTATTATTTGCCGCCATTGGAGTTGTAGGTATGATTGCCATTTCACGAATTGATTATCAAATTTACAAAAAGTATGCCACACCCTTTTTCTTTACTAGTTTAGTTCTATTAATACTTGTTCTCGTTCCAGGAATAGGACTTGTCCGTGGAGGTGCACGAAGTTGGATTGGAATTGGAGCCTTTTCTTTACAACCATCAGAGTTCATGAAACTTGGATTAATTATCTTCTTAGCAAAATATATGAGTAACTATGTTGAAGAAGCAAAGACATTTAAAAAAGGCGTTGTCCCGCTTCTTTTCTTTATTCTACTTGTGTTTGGAATTATTATGTTACAACCCGATTTTGGAAGTGGGATGGTCATTGTTGCTACAGGATTTGTTATGCTATTTATCTGTGGTGTGCCAATCCGTTACTTCATGTATTTTATTTTAACTGGTGTTGCTGGAATTGTCGCTCTTATTATCTCTGCACCTTATCGTCTTGAACGAATTACAGCTTATCTTGATCCATGGAGTGATCCAAGAGGATCAGGATTTCAAATTATTCAATCACTTTATGCTATCGCTCCAGGGGGACTATTCGGAATAGGACTTGGAAATAGTGTTCAAAAACACTTCTTTTTACCTGAACCACAAACCGATTTCATCTTTGCAGTTGTTTCAGAAGAATTAGGATTTATAGGGTCAGTTGGTATTCTTATTCTATTTATTTTATTTTTTGCAAGATGTGCCTATATTATCCTTAAAACAGATGACCTTTTTGCAAAATATATCGTCGTTGGAATTATGTCCATGCTAATGATTCAAGTCATGATAAATATTGGAGTTGTCATTGGACTTCTTCCTGTTACCGGAATCACGTTACCGCTAATGAGTTATGGAGGTTCATCTCTAACAATTACTTTATTATCAATTGGAATCATCTTGAATATTAGTCGCTACATGAAGTAA
- the murD gene encoding UDP-N-acetylmuramoyl-L-alanine--D-glutamate ligase, protein MKKTIKYENKKVLVIGLAKSGKAAARLLRELKANVVINDRNSLEDNPDAVEMMAEGFEVVTGGHPLELLDQGFDLIVKNPGIPYRKVPLLMEAIKRKIPILTEVQLAYDVSEAPFIGITATNGKTTTTTLIYEMLEEDQLKPLIAGNIGEVASLVAQQASKEQVLVTELSSFQLMGIDSFTPQISLLLNITEAHLDYHTDIDEYRQAKLNLIANQTADQFCVYNAEDEVIVNGLSRTKATCVPFSLTSVVDGAYLSEGDVYFKDEKIIDIESILLKGDHNLQDVLGAVAVSKLYGCDTEAIKRVLKRFVGVKHRLQYVDEVNGVKYYNNSKATNVIATQTALKAFDDSIILLAGGLDRQHDLSGLLPYFSKIKAIVTFGETKHRFKALADEHQMPCIVVETLDEAVKESAKLATAGDHVLLSPACASWDQYPNFETRGDHFIELVEQLKNK, encoded by the coding sequence ATGAAAAAGACGATTAAATACGAAAATAAAAAAGTATTAGTCATTGGATTGGCTAAGAGTGGAAAAGCAGCTGCGCGACTTTTACGTGAATTAAAAGCGAATGTAGTAATTAATGATCGTAATTCATTAGAAGACAATCCAGATGCGGTTGAAATGATGGCAGAAGGATTCGAAGTCGTGACAGGCGGGCATCCATTAGAACTGTTAGATCAAGGATTTGATTTAATTGTGAAAAATCCAGGAATTCCATATCGTAAAGTTCCGTTATTAATGGAAGCCATCAAGCGTAAGATTCCAATTTTAACTGAAGTGCAGTTGGCTTATGATGTTAGTGAGGCACCATTTATCGGAATTACAGCGACAAATGGGAAGACAACGACAACGACGTTAATTTATGAAATGTTAGAAGAAGATCAATTAAAACCATTAATTGCTGGTAATATCGGAGAAGTAGCGTCTTTAGTTGCACAGCAAGCGTCTAAAGAACAAGTATTAGTAACTGAATTATCATCTTTTCAATTAATGGGGATTGATTCATTTACGCCGCAAATTTCACTGCTATTGAATATTACAGAAGCGCATTTAGATTATCATACAGATATTGATGAGTATCGCCAAGCAAAGTTGAATTTAATTGCAAATCAAACGGCTGATCAGTTTTGTGTTTATAATGCAGAAGATGAGGTTATTGTCAATGGATTATCACGTACAAAAGCCACTTGTGTTCCATTTTCTTTAACAAGTGTGGTCGATGGTGCTTATTTATCTGAAGGAGATGTCTACTTTAAGGATGAAAAGATTATTGATATTGAATCTATTTTGTTAAAAGGTGACCATAATCTTCAAGATGTCTTAGGTGCTGTTGCTGTCAGTAAATTATATGGTTGTGACACAGAAGCCATTAAGCGTGTGTTAAAGCGATTCGTAGGAGTGAAACATCGACTTCAATATGTTGATGAAGTGAATGGTGTTAAATACTATAATAACTCTAAAGCAACCAATGTAATCGCAACTCAAACAGCGTTGAAGGCGTTTGATGATTCTATCATTCTATTAGCGGGTGGATTAGATCGTCAGCATGACTTAAGTGGATTGCTCCCTTATTTCTCTAAGATCAAAGCTATTGTGACATTTGGAGAGACGAAACATCGATTCAAAGCATTAGCTGATGAGCACCAGATGCCATGTATCGTAGTAGAGACATTAGACGAAGCAGTAAAGGAATCAGCTAAACTTGCCACGGCAGGTGATCATGTTTTACTTTCACCCGCTTGTGCAAGTTGGGATCAATATCCTAATTTTGAAACACGTGGGGATCACTTTATTGAGTTAGTTGAACAATTAAAGAATAAATAA